The DNA window AGGGAATAAAATCCAGTGGCAGTAGGCCATTGGCTCGACCCTTTATCAACCGAGCTAAGCACAAGGATGATGGATTCTTCAGAGGAAGTAAAAATGTTGACGAGGAAAAGAATAGGTCATGAACCAAAGAGGTATGCCAGAGCTACACCTAGCGGCCTGGATACGCGCTGTCAGGGGTCATGCCTGGTAATTTCCGTGTTGCTGCAGCCGTCGATCGACCCCCGGGAAGCCTAAAGTCGGGATTATCTAAAATCAGGTcctgacgctgctgctgcactgGCCGGCGCGTCGGCATTGGGGGCGGGTTCCATTGCGGGTTAATACCGCGCTGCGAGATGGACGTAAAGTTGGAATGTTCCGACTCTGCGGGGCTGCGTGttccgccagcagcagctcgcatCTCTTCGTAGTCGACTTCTGCAGTTGGTTGGAGTCGtattggcggtggtggtgtcCGACGACCTGGAGGAGTATGTGCGGTCTGGTCAAATCGGGGGTCAACATCTTCGTAGTAGTTGCCAGCGCCCTTAGCGTTGGATACCGGAGCTGTGGTGCCAGAGAGATCAGGAGTAGGTCCTCGGCGAGCTGTTGTGAGAGGCGCCAGAGGCGCCACTTGAGGCGAGCTTCTTCCCGTTGCTTGATTCCATGCGGCACGAGGCGCCATGTTTTGCCTAAGGTTCGTTAGTGAATCCATTGTAACGTCAAGAGCATCAAGAAATGGCGCATACTCGTCTTGAGAATATCTGCTTCCGTCGCTGGCAAACGTCTCTCTCCGTGGAGATGAAGGGTTCTTGCCCTGCTGGAGATTCACCATCCCAGCGACGTCCGTATCGCTATCTCTGAGGTTACCATACTGGTCACCGCTGTTGCTTGATGCAGCGGCTGGTGTTGCGTCCATCTCAATCGCATGTCCCGATGATGAAACAGCAGAGTCAGTCGGTTCAGGGAGCGGTGGAGGAGATTCTGCCCTGGGCAATTCGAGATCCGGACGATACGGCATGAATTTGTTGCTACTGCTGTTGTCGCTGGCACTGGCGCTGCGAGTCGGGGCTGGATAATTTACCAAAGGGTCAGACTGTGCCAGTTGGACGTCAGCATAAGGGCCTCGTTCGTCAACGTAGCCCAGCTGCTGTTGTGGCAGCCTGTTATATTGGCTAACATTGTCGTTTGAGTAATTCATGGGTGGGGGGGCTGCGTGTGCCTCCGCCTCTAGGCATGTTATAGTATTGACCGTTGCCTCCGCGAGGTTGCGGTCCAtatcctcctcctgctgctgctcctccgcGACCACCACGAGGGCCGTATCCACCTCGGCCGGGAGGGCCAtaaccaccgccgccgcgTCCTCTCATGGGGGCCCCGtagccaccacggccaccacggccaccaccGCGATATCCATTAGAGGGGTCGGTTGCCTGTCTGGTGGGGCCGCGATTCATACGGTCATAAGGCTGCCCAGCCGCGGCTCCGTAGGCATTATTGGGATAGTTACCGTATGGGTCCGTCGACTGAGACCTCTGTGGCCCGTTGTATGGGCCGCCAATATCACTGCCTGGAACTGCGGCCATATCAGCGGCCATGGGCTGCATCCCATTGTTCGACCTCTCAGACGTAGTTCGCTGCGTCAGAGGAATGTGCTCGTCGCTGACCTGGTCGTCTCGCGGAGTCTCATACGTGGCGAATGCAGGCAGAGTGTCTTGCGTGCCACTTCCGCCGCTAGCAATGGTCGGCACGGTGGGCTGGGTAGTCATGACAAAGGCAGATTTGggctcctgctcctctcgGTTATAGTAATTCTGAGCATTCATCTCTGCATTCTCTGCAATCCTCCTCCTTTGATCTTTTCGGCTGATCAGAGTGCGTCGCATAGCGCAGGATACGaggaagctgaagaaaaCCAAGGCCGTGGCAGCGATGGTAATGTAGGTGCCCCATGCCAGGTGAGGAATGAAGAGCAAGACATCAATGACGAAAGCCGCAATGCAGACGAGGAAGGTGATGaggttgaagatgagaaaggcGAGCAGGTACTTTGACGAGTGAGAAGCAGCGCGGAAGTGGGCAGCAACGGCCATGCAAAACATGACCAGCGTGAGGAATGCGGCCACGGGATGAAGAATCAGGATCATAGAGAGCGTATGGCGAACGCCACTAGGCAGGTCGAAATCCTGAGACTTGCGATTGGGGATGACGCTATCTATAATGTCGGACGCCCATTGTTAGCCATTGTATCCAGTAGAGCCTACCGATAGTAGAACCGGCAGTGAGGAGAAGAGGTAAGGGGAGGGACAAAGGGTTGATTCTCACCAATATCGTAGCCGatgccagcgctgctgcagcccgAGGGCCCGCAAAAGCCAAAGACACCAAACTGCACATTGTCGAAGCTGCCGATGGGAATGGCCGAAATGATGGGCGCCGATATCACGgaaaggagcagcagagcaaagGCAATCCCAAGCAGCACTGACAAGGGCGTCGCCGGTCGCAGCATGCTGGCGGTGGACAGGAagtgcccagcagcagcagacgtCGACTAGGCGACGCAGAACAAGGGCGGATCAAGCGTCGGGGGCCagcgagaagaaagaaggcggcggATCGAATTAAGCGACGGAGAGTTTGCTGTTGATTGTCGAGTCAAGTTGAGGTGGGTAATCCAAAAGAGCGTGTAGTGTGGAATATTGGAATAGGTGTAGGCGTTGtggttgtcgtcgtcgtttaGAAATCCCCTGTTGATCCTTGGTAGCTACCAGGTACGGACGGAGAATTGTCGCATATGGGGACTCGTATTGTGCGCGAGCTGGTCGAACGAATGAATGGCGCCCAAATGCGTTACCGATATGCTATTGTCGCTGTCCTCCACATGATCCAAAGCAAATTCGGGCGATATCGAAGGGCGGCGATGTCGATTTCGACGGATTGTAAacagagaagcaaagaaagcCGCCTTGCGTGAAGGAGTGAAACAGGGCCGGCGGCAGTCGCAGCAACGAAACGAGCTGgggagagcaagaagaaaaaaacgagCGCCCAGATACTGTTGTTTGCTCCAGGTGGGCCCGCCGTCTGGGTGAGGTTCAAAGGTCTGCGGCAAACAACAgcccaaaaaagaaaaacaatagagcagagcagagagcttggaagggggggaagatggaaatttgGTGATGATCCTGGAGGCGGGTGGAGAGAAGCGCTGCACtgtctcgctctctctcacAGGCGCGTTGGAGGCTAAACGTTGTCGATGGATGCAGCGCTAAGGTGCCTGTCTCGTAGCGCAGTCTAGCGCATCTCAGCCAACCAGAGACCCCCACACGAAGCCCCGAACTGGGACTGAGGAGCGAGTCCACAGTGGTCGCTCGCGGGCTGCTAGGCCTTGGACGAGCATAGCGCTGACCCTCCAGGGCGCAGCGGGCGAATGGGATGTAGCGAAGCACGCAATTTAGCAGACGCGGTACACTCGTAATACACGTAAATGTCACAGGCACGGATACAGGCACAGGTACCGCCTCGCCACGGCCAGAATCGATAAACCCAGGCGGCATGCATCGACGGAAATGAGATTTGAGTTTGGAAGGCTCAAATCTTGAATGCGCCCAGCTGTGATACGAGGCACATGATCCCGTATTACCAGAAAGCTCCTCAAtgatgagattttttttgattttttttttttttcatcttttcttgtttgcaaATTTGTGCTGATTCGATTGCAATGCTGGGCGCACAGAATCCCTTCGTCGCATGAACATTTGCTGTAGCAGTAATATTACGCGTTCCTGGTCCCTGTAATTTACAGGCCTCTCCAGGCACATACTTGATTCTTGTACTCCGTACGCTCCATATTAAACGTCGGGTAGCGCAAACCCGCTCGAGCCTATTGCTCGCTAACGTTACCTCGGTGGGTTCTAAAAATGGCCTGGGCCTCATTCATTGCCTCGTGCTGCGATCAATTGTTGGCATTGTCGCTGTGCGTGCAGCACCTCTGACCCGCATTTTGCAATACACAGAtgcccatcatcatcagcgccGCGCAGATTCTTCCCATGCTGAGAGACGTCGTCTGGTGGCTTCGTTGGGGCCGCGCTATCGAAACGATGCGCTGCAAGTCATCGGCTAATGCCAGCACTTAGGGACGAGTATGGCCAAGAGTGAGAGAAAGGGGAGAGGGGGCCTTTGGATAAGGACAGCCGCCTCTTCTCAGCTTGCCCGTTTTGAGCAGGTCGGCTGGCCGTGGAAATGAGCAGCGCTGGCCCTTTGGAGTGCTATGAGAACAATCTACTCCGGCATGCGCTCCGAGCTTGGCCTAATCTGCTCTGGACGCCGTCGTTTTTACACCGGGGGGGGACTGGCCATAGCCGTAGACGAGCGTTATTAGGCACTTTTCACGACAATTGGCGTACCAAACGTCGTCGCCAGCAatgcctctctttctctcacGGCGTCTGTAGCAACTCTCAAGCGTCAGCCACCACACAGAGCAGTAGAGCAAGATTCTTCCCCAGCGATCACGCACTCCGGGTTTCGCCACTGCTCCCAGTGATGCAGCGGTTACGAAACGATGCCCCCCCTCTCCAGGCTTTCATGGGCTTTGTGCGGGTTTACTTGCTCGGATGGATCGCCTCCGTGTCGTGCTCTGGCGCTAAGGTGGGAAAAGCGAAGCTAGGCGGGCCCGCAAATGGCCAGAATCGATGCAATGAAACATGAAGCTATCAGCGTTCGCTGTCGGCAACGTCAACCGCCAAGTGTGTCGTCgatacaagtacaagtgCGCAGTAATTCATCCCATTATCGACAGATCACAGATACCATATCTCGGTAGTTGAACTTGTCAGGGCTATTAATAGGTCAAGAGGCGTTGTCCAAGAGCCTGCATGGtgatcttggccaaggaGACGCAGCTTGCTGTTTCAGCTACTCTCCTGCCCGCTTCTCTGTATCATCGCCAGCTCCATCCTACGACTCACCGTCATAGGCTGATGGCATAGGCTATCCAAGTAGCTGCAAAATACATCCTCCGCATAGAAAATCGTCCGATCACACGCGCATCGTTGGTTTGAAGTTGTATCCATGGCCAGAAAAGTGCACCTGCAGCTGGATCAGTCGATCTGATGCAGTGGTTTCGATACCACTAGTGCTAGCTCCAGGAATAGCTGCAGTGAAGCGGGTCAGCCATCTTATCTTATCATTCCCGCTTCAGGTGAAATGTCGTCACTCGCTGGAGCCTACCCTGAATCTGTTCGTGATGCAGAAAATTAAGGCAGCTCTCTTGGTATCGACTCGACTCCTTCGTGTCTCAGTAAATTCTAATGGATTCTCATGGGCCGAGTTACAAGTTCGCTCAATATTGTACTCCTATGCATCTCGGGTTCTTGTGTTTTCCAATTGATAGAGCTCGTATGAACTAAGCCCTCTCGCTATAAATTCACTAGCAAGGATGCGACTCGGTTGAAGTGATAACAAGTCCGTAGAAACTACGTTCCTCGTACATCAAGCAGCATGCAAAATAAAGCCAGAAACGACAAAAGATTTCAGCCACACAGAGTATTGCTAATCAGCTCGCTCACGGTTCTCCGTAATACTTGTTATCAGGACAAACCTCGGACCTACCCCAATACCGGCCCCGATCCGATGGCGGATCCGAGGCGCCACAAAATGCCGCGGCGGGAAATCCTCCAAAACCACCGCCACCATCTCACTCAGCAGATCTTGACGACACTTTTCAAAACTCCGCTTCTCTTGATGACCTcgtccgcctcctcctcctcccgaATGACGCCGCGGTAGAGCCAACTGAACGCTTGTAAAATGCCCGCCATGCTCtgtcgcagcagcggcttggGTCTCTCGAGACAGGCTCTGCTGCGCAACCAAGTCTTGGTACGGCGTATGCAGAGCTCAGGGCCATTCCAACCACTACGACCGCCATCACCCGCCGATCTGGGAGCACCGCAAGCTGCCAAGCAGTACAAACGCGGCCGGAAATGGGGGCGCCGATTGCTCATAACGGCAGCCGTGGGCGGCGCCATCTATACCGTCGACTCACAGGTATACGCTTCGAGCCTGGGTCGATCACTTCGCACATTTGCCACGGCAATGCTTGCTGCGCTGGATTACAAGATCAACTTCAGGCCGGAGCCATGGACGGGAGGCACCGTGGCTGACCTCCATCTGCGTAATGCGGAAAGGCTTTGCGATCTGCTGCGGGCAAACGGTGGATTGTACCTCAAGATTGGCCAAGCAATTGCCATGCAGAGCGCGGTTCTGCCGCCTGAATTTCAGAGAATGTTTGCTAGGATGTTTGATGATGCACCGCAGGACGACTGGAAAGCTGTCGAGGCCGTTATCCGAAAGGATTTTGGGAAGAGCGTAGAGGAAGTATTTGGGGTCAGCTTCACCGGCAAAGAGGGTTATGGCGTCATGGAGAGAAAGGCTCGCGCGAGTGCAAGCGTGGCACAAGTTCACTGGGCCAGGCTCCCGGATGGCAGAGAGGTGGCTGTCAAGATTCAGAAACCAGAGATTGCAAAGCAAATTGCCTCGGATCTCTGGACTTTCAAGTATGTTGCTGTGCTACCCCCATTGACTGTCGGATGGAATACTAATGCTGTCTGTGATATCAAAAGGACTGTGACATGGATACTTTCAAAGCAATTCGACCTTCCCCTCTATACCCTAGTACCTTTCATCTCCGAGCGTATAGAGCTAGAGACAGACTTTCTGAGCGAGGCCAAGAATTCGCAAACGATGCGCCAGCTGGTCAACTCCGAGAGCCGTCTGAAGGGACGAGTCTACATCCCCACCGTGTATTCCGATCTTACCACAAAGCGAGTCTTGACAACTGAATGGATAGAGGGCATCAGGCTGTGGGATAAGACGGCCATGACGTCGAGATGGCTAGGCGGGCGTGGAAAAGGCAGCCCAGGGGCAGGCTCCCCTTTGCCTCCCATCGATATGGACATTGCCCGTCGCCAACTGCGTACAGAAGCCCACAGAGAGAAGATCAAGCCGGAGCGCCAGGAGTGGAAGGGCTTgcatggaagaggaggccttggcctgggcaCCAAGGAGGTCATGACCACCATGGTCGATCTCTTTTCTGCTCAAATCTTCAAATGGGGTGTTGTTCACTGCGATCCTCACCCCGGAAACATCTTCATTCGACGGCTTCCCAATGGCCGTGCCGAACTGGTCCTGATCGACCATGGCCTCTATGTGTACATGACGCCGACGTTCCGTCATCAATACGCCAGATTCTGGAAAGCTCTCATGACATTCGACAACAGGGCCATAGCTGACGTTACCGGGCAATGGGGCATCAAGGCGGCAGATTTGTTTGCCAGCGCTACGCTGATGAAGCCGTACGAAGGCGGCGAAAATGTCATGCAGAAAGACTTGAAGGAGTTGAAGGGCCTGACCAGGGCGGAGAAACACTATGTCATGCAGCGAAAGATGAAGCAAGGGATCCGAGACATTCTTGCGGACGAAGACAAGTGGCCCAAGgagctcatcttcatcggcCGGAACATGCGCATCGTCCAGGGCAACAACCAGTTCCTGGGCTCGCCCGTCAACCGCATCAAGATGATGGGCGAGTGGGCAAGCCGCAGTCTTTACGAGGACCCCAATCTTCCCTGGATACAGCGGATGAACAACGTATGGCGACACGTCATATTCAAGTCGGTCATGACTGTGACGGACATTGCGTTTTATTTCTTCAAGCTGCGGCAGCTACTCGGTCTGGGCGGCGGcatggaagatgagatggagcgtcgcgtgaagaagatgacgcaGTACGGCTTGGAGGAGACGCCCGATTTATTCGAAGGATGAGAGGAAGTGGCTattgttaaaaaaaaaaaaaaaagacatcgATGGGCAGCTGCTATTGTTATTGCTATTTTCATTCTCCATTCATCCCTTTCTCATCCTTCATGCTCCCAACTATTTTGGCAGAGAGAGGCGCTGGACCGCATTGCTTCTTTATAGACGGAAAAAGCGGAGGGAAACAAGAGCGTTCGGCAGGCATTCGAATTATAGGTACTGGTTAGGTTTGACGACGATAAAATGTACTGTATGTATATGTGTGTACGAGTATAGATGGAGCGATCGATATACCACTCATGTTTGCGACGATAGTCGATTGCTTTGGATCACCTTGACATTCTTGCTGAGAACATGGTCAGTAGTGAAGCTGTCGCAGCTGCAGATCCTCCAACGCAGGCTTGTCGAGCACGAGTAATTCAAGACATTCTTGTACTCTTCAGGACATTGCTTTCTCGTGCTATTGGAAGCTAGCGTCAGCCTCGTGCATGTAGCCCAGAGGCTCTGGCGGCGGGTTTTTGTGGTCCTTGACGAAAAACTCGTGGTGGGCAGTTTCACGTTTCCACGCGAAGAAGGGAGGAGGACCCCTCCATTGGTTGATTGGCGGCGTTCTGGTTCTGGATAGACACAGTAGTGTGACGAAGTCGCATGGCGAACTGGAAGCGGAACCTGCAATTTTAAACACTTGCAGGGATTTGGCATGGGAAGGGGAGCGAGGTTTGGAGTCGGCGCCAAGATTTGGGCAAAGCTCCGCGATGGACCCTGAGATGGGATACTTTGAgattttcttgtttgcttAGCTCGGccttggtttcttttttggagGCTGCGCGGCTCTAGCTGCTGTGATTCTCAGGTGCCATCTGAAATGAAGCTGTACACATTCTGCCATCTCTGTGTTTCTGTCTTGTTTGGCGCTTCTCCCCCAATTTttcctcttgtcttttcttttcttaattCTTGTTGGGGGCAATCATCGTTAGCCTGTTCCTTGTTGGCCTGGTTTTGTTTCATcagcaacaaagaaaaatcTCATTAGACGGGGGGGCATGTGAGGTGCGGAGGATGCAAGTGCTGCCCCCCTGCTTTGCGTAC is part of the Trichoderma atroviride chromosome 1, complete sequence genome and encodes:
- a CDS encoding uncharacterized protein (EggNog:ENOG41) → MPYRPDLELPRAESPPPLPEPTDSAVSSSGHAIEMDATPAAASSNSGDQYGNLRDSDTDVAGMVNLQQGKNPSSPRRETFASDGSRYSQDEQNMAPRAAWNQATGRSSPQVAPLAPLTTARRGPTPDLSGTTAPVSNAKGAGNYYEDVDPRFDQTAHTPPGRRTPPPPIRLQPTAEVDYEEMRAAAGGTRSPAESEHSNFTSISQRGINPQWNPPPMPTRRPVQQQRQDLILDNPDFRLPGGRSTAAATRKLPGMTPDSAYPGR
- a CDS encoding uncharacterized protein (EggNog:ENOG41~TransMembrane:3 (n8-23c31/32o84-107i119-145o151-173i)~SECRETED:SignalP(1-31)), whose protein sequence is MLRPATPLSVLLGIAFALLLLSVISAPIISAIPIGSFDNVQFGVFGFCGPSGCSSAGIGYDIDSVIPNRKSQDFDLPSGVRHTLSMILILHPVAAFLTLVMFCMAVAAHFRAASHSSKYLLAFLIFNLITFLVCIAAFVIDVLLFIPHLAWGTYITIAATALVFFSFLVSCAMRRTLISRKDQRRRIAENAEMNAQNYYNREEQEPKSAFVMTTQPTVPTIASGGSGTQDTLPAFATYETPRDDQVSDEHIPLTQRTTSERSNNGMQPMAADMAAVPGSDIGGPYNGPQRSQSTDPYGNYPNNAYGAAAGQPYDRMNRGPTRQATDPSNGYRGGGRGGRGGYGAPMRGRGGGGYGPPGRGGYGPRGGRGGAAAGGGYGPQPRGGNGQYYNMPRGGGTRSPPTHELLKRQC